Proteins encoded in a region of the Coffea eugenioides isolate CCC68of chromosome 4, Ceug_1.0, whole genome shotgun sequence genome:
- the LOC113769391 gene encoding uncharacterized protein LOC113769391 has protein sequence MEYEQAREEEQDNNAPLIHSEHQKRRETAKEDEICLFTDAAISAKMKRTGQGIVARNWKGKIMRAKGIVNQYKGVPSKEEALAIRNAILMAKHVGWTKIIVHSDSKSVIDQINRSNDYEYNIATILEDVQELRTHFESCRFVFIPRSENEISHTLTQFAVKLVYDIEWEQDFPSWLMVLVRKEMMVVALFCN, from the coding sequence ATGGAGTATGAGCAGGCAAGGGAAGAAGAACAAGACAACAATGCACCCCTCATACACAGTGAGCAccagaaaagaagagaaacagCAAAGGAAGACGAGATATGTCTGTTCACAGATGCAGCGATATCAGCAAAAATGAAAAGGACGGGCCAAGGAATTGTGGCAAGGAACTGGAAAGGAAAGATCATGCGAGCAAAAGGGATAGTCAATCAATACAAGGGAGTACCAAGTAAGGAAGAAGCTCTGGCAATCAGGAATGCAATACTGATGGCTAAACATGTAGGATGGACTAAAATAATAGTCCATTCTGATAGCAAATCAGTAATAGACCAGATAAATAGAAGCAATGACTATGAATACAACATTGCAACTATTCTGGAAGATGTGCAAGAACTTAGAACACATTTTGAAAGCTGTAGGTTTGTGTTTATACCTAGATCAGAAAATGAAATCAGCCATACTCTAACTCAATTTGCTGTCAAGCTAGTGTATGATATTGAATGGGAACAAGACTTCCCAAGTTGGCTGATGGTCTTAGTGAGAAAGGAAATGATGGTAGTAGCCCTTTTTTGTAATTAA
- the LOC113769392 gene encoding pectinesterase 3-like, giving the protein MNSVTNKDRHLMEDQASRQKRKIRIYVFFIILFTVIIGSIITVSIALIQEKESELLSASTPDRSIHAICNLTPKPTSCFDSIWSLYTNFATDLGEIKTTPSRIFALSLRAAINQLEDSMSANEKAISEVKDSRTLTVLKDCDVLFRNSLRLVNASVTAMGVESDDKIFKVAKSVDDMKEWMSSSAANIDKCLAGLRYDLQGSINGKSYYSLREMRIKVSHARDDVANSLVMLKKMDTILGIANSFEFDILEYLGFGLVLYVPQYLVLVVLICTVIRL; this is encoded by the coding sequence ATGAACTCAGTCACCAACAAGGATAGGCACCTGATGGAAGATCAAGCTTCGAGACAGAAAAGGAAGATAAGGATCTACGTCTTTTTCATAATCTTATTCACAGTTATCATCGGATCAATCATCACAGTTTCCATAGCTCTCATACAAGAAAAAGAGTCTGAGTTACTCTCTGCTTCAACTCCAGATAGATCAATTCATGCCATCTGCAATCTGACTCCAAAACCAACCTCATGTTTCGACTCCATATGGAGCCTCTACACGAATTTCGCCACCGATTTAGGCGAGATCAAGACCACCCCATCAAGAATTTTCGCCCTCTCTCTCCGTGCTGCTATCAATCAGCTAGAGGACTCGATGTCAGCTAATGAAAAGGCAATCTCTGAGGTCAAAGATTCAAGAACTTTGACAGTTTTGAAAGACTGCGATGTTTTGTTCAGGAATTCTTTGAGGCTTGTAAACGCGTCTGTGACTGCAATGGGAGTCGAATCCGATGACAAAATCTTTAAGGTCGCGAAATCTGTTGATGACATGAAAGAATGGATGTCAAGCTCTGCTGCAAATATAGACAAATGTTTGGCCGGATTAAGATATGATCTTCAAGGATCGATAAATGGGAAGTCTTATTATAGTCTACGGGAAATGAGGATCAAGGTTTCGCACGCAAGGGATGATGTAGCTAATAGCTTGGTGATGCTCAAAAAGATGGACACCATTCTTGGCATAGCTAATAGCTTTGAGTTTGATATACTGGAatatcttggttttggattGGTCCTTTATGTTCCACAGTATTTGGTCTTAGTCGTTCTCATTTGCACGGTGATACGATTGTAA